The Fusobacterium sp. DD2 genome window below encodes:
- a CDS encoding NADH:flavin oxidoreductase has product MAKLFDSFQIRNIKLKNRIVLPPLVRFSIVGTDGLVTDDLVKWYEDVAEGGVGMIIAEATCVSEDGKLRENQIGIWDDYFIPGLSRIADKCHEYGVPVMIQLHHAGFKDKIKDVPASVLEGILEDFKKAFVRAKKAGFDGIEIHGAHTYLISQLNSRLWNTRDDEFGGDFIRRMNFSKRLIEETRDLFDENFILGYRMGGNEPELEDGIKIAKYLESLGVDLLHVSSGVPNPEYMREEKVDVPADFPLDWVIYMGTEIKKQVNIPVIGVRKIKKEKDASWLIENNLLDLVAVGRAMITRPYWPKLARKEYDRRNGIKNF; this is encoded by the coding sequence ATGGATTAGTAACAGATGATCTGGTAAAGTGGTATGAAGATGTTGCTGAGGGTGGAGTAGGAATGATAATAGCTGAGGCTACCTGTGTATCTGAAGATGGAAAATTGAGAGAAAATCAGATTGGAATTTGGGACGACTATTTTATTCCAGGACTTTCACGTATAGCTGATAAATGTCACGAATATGGAGTCCCAGTAATGATACAACTTCATCATGCTGGTTTTAAAGATAAGATAAAAGATGTTCCTGCTTCTGTTTTAGAAGGAATTTTAGAGGATTTTAAAAAAGCTTTTGTAAGAGCTAAAAAAGCTGGATTTGATGGTATAGAAATCCATGGAGCTCACACATATCTCATTTCACAACTTAACTCAAGATTGTGGAATACAAGAGATGATGAGTTTGGTGGAGATTTCATAAGAAGAATGAATTTTTCAAAGAGACTTATTGAAGAGACAAGAGATCTTTTTGATGAGAACTTTATTTTAGGATATAGAATGGGTGGAAATGAGCCTGAACTTGAGGATGGAATAAAGATAGCAAAATATCTTGAAAGCCTGGGAGTAGATCTTTTACATGTATCTTCAGGAGTTCCTAATCCAGAATATATGAGAGAAGAAAAGGTAGATGTACCTGCCGATTTCCCTCTTGATTGGGTAATATATATGGGAACAGAGATAAAGAAACAGGTAAATATCCCAGTTATTGGTGTAAGAAAAATAAAAAAAGAAAAAGATGCAAGTTGGCTTATAGAAAACAACCTGTTGGATTTAGTAGCTGTTGGAAGAGCTATGATAACCAGGCCTTACTGGCCAAAATTGGCTAGAAAGGAGTATGATAGAAGAAATGGAATTAAAAACTTTTGA